One window of the Rufibacter radiotolerans genome contains the following:
- a CDS encoding toxin-antitoxin system YwqK family antitoxin, translating into MNKILLLFCFFLIQTLTCLGQRLTLPELINLCERQGWESVNNSLLNKGWIYHESNKGDSENFSTITWSFNKEHYSNKAQGWFYLYTYKGRPSKLGISVFNKPAYVAIYNGLSAAGFKLTKSSIEDDQVISTYANPSFYLNISTQKREDNDWSDRSLTAYVITIIRKSGIYDPNNGSKVDYYEDGTVKMEYSLKNGNLHGQVNTYHENGKLAKKGTYLNGQGNGSFIEYDEEGTITSKYSMANDELHGLVTIYSDGRKSIEKEFLQGTQTGKYAEYHYSEEDQQLNLKILGFTVDSEKSGKWQTFIFEEGKEVLVETINYKNGQKHGLVEEFVNSDTLEIATYNNGILEGPYKRKISKSLSTSEGEVISSYWDLDASGFYKEGLKSGKWSYFDNDIKVSEGYYTNDKKEGKWINYVLFNPHVGKVLSEETYSRGKKNGVSKRNFLYDLIDDSTDTNIKYYKLIPVLEIATYKDDLKSGPFELKDSTGTLISKGHYLNDNREGIWIESFLDEKADGNGRTYYKGEYKKDKEEGKWLAYKKLDKPLREMTFQEGILNGTYTVFRPNRNPVIKSLYSYNKLTEIVLYDSLGLTPKTKYEIYEEGANSFKYRKMLYEPTTSALLEYWHKKEDGENLDHDTFLSYIFSNKENLTDTTSTYLSGKYFVFNQKGDTLIAGNYHKEKTGLWSYRYPEQNVILESNFVNGEKIDEQFFTLKHQPFSGEFEYIEPETKNKHIIKIKNGLRNGKTTVLDDNNKVVRKENYKAGSIK; encoded by the coding sequence ATGAATAAAATTTTACTTCTCTTCTGTTTTTTTCTAATTCAAACGCTTACTTGTCTTGGACAAAGACTTACACTACCAGAATTAATTAATCTATGTGAGCGCCAAGGTTGGGAAAGCGTTAACAATAGCCTGCTAAATAAAGGATGGATATATCATGAATCTAATAAAGGAGATAGTGAAAATTTTAGTACAATTACTTGGTCTTTTAACAAAGAGCACTACTCTAATAAAGCACAAGGATGGTTTTATCTTTATACTTATAAAGGTAGACCAAGTAAACTAGGCATTTCAGTCTTTAATAAACCAGCTTATGTAGCCATTTATAATGGCCTTTCGGCGGCAGGTTTCAAATTGACGAAAAGCTCTATAGAAGATGATCAAGTGATATCTACTTATGCTAATCCTTCCTTCTATCTAAATATCAGCACTCAAAAGAGGGAGGATAATGATTGGTCAGATCGGAGCCTTACTGCTTATGTAATCACCATTATTAGAAAATCAGGAATCTATGATCCTAATAATGGGAGTAAGGTAGATTATTATGAAGATGGTACAGTTAAAATGGAGTATAGTCTCAAGAACGGCAACCTGCATGGTCAAGTGAACACATACCATGAAAATGGAAAACTCGCCAAAAAAGGTACTTATTTAAATGGCCAAGGTAATGGTTCCTTCATAGAGTATGATGAGGAAGGGACGATTACCTCAAAATACTCCATGGCTAATGATGAGTTACATGGCTTGGTAACAATCTACAGTGATGGAAGAAAGTCCATAGAAAAGGAATTTCTGCAAGGCACTCAAACAGGAAAGTATGCAGAATATCATTACTCTGAAGAGGACCAACAATTAAACCTTAAAATACTGGGGTTTACTGTTGATTCAGAAAAGAGCGGTAAATGGCAAACATTCATTTTTGAGGAAGGGAAGGAAGTACTTGTAGAAACCATTAATTATAAAAATGGACAAAAACATGGATTGGTAGAAGAATTTGTTAATTCAGATACATTAGAAATCGCAACCTATAACAATGGTATATTAGAAGGACCCTATAAAAGAAAAATCAGCAAAAGTCTTTCTACTAGTGAGGGAGAAGTTATTAGTTCTTATTGGGACCTAGACGCCTCTGGTTTTTACAAGGAAGGTCTGAAAAGTGGCAAATGGTCTTACTTTGACAATGATATTAAAGTGAGTGAGGGCTATTATACCAATGATAAAAAGGAAGGAAAATGGATTAACTATGTCCTGTTTAATCCGCATGTAGGAAAAGTATTGTCAGAAGAAACTTACTCTAGAGGGAAAAAAAATGGGGTTTCAAAACGCAACTTCCTTTATGATCTTATTGATGATTCAACTGATACTAATATTAAATACTATAAACTTATCCCAGTCTTAGAGATAGCTACCTACAAGGATGATTTAAAATCTGGACCCTTTGAATTGAAAGACTCAACAGGTACACTTATTTCGAAAGGTCACTATCTAAATGATAACAGAGAAGGTATATGGATAGAGAGCTTTTTAGATGAAAAAGCTGATGGTAATGGAAGAACTTACTATAAGGGTGAATATAAGAAAGATAAAGAAGAAGGAAAGTGGTTAGCCTACAAAAAGCTTGATAAGCCTTTAAGAGAAATGACTTTTCAAGAAGGAATACTTAATGGAACTTACACGGTTTTTAGGCCAAACCGAAACCCTGTAATTAAGAGTTTATATTCTTATAATAAACTAACGGAGATAGTTCTTTATGATAGCTTAGGCTTGACCCCGAAAACTAAATATGAGATTTATGAAGAGGGGGCTAATAGTTTTAAATATAGGAAAATGCTGTATGAGCCTACTACTAGTGCCTTACTGGAGTATTGGCATAAAAAAGAGGATGGGGAAAATCTAGATCATGATACTTTTTTATCTTACATATTTTCTAATAAAGAAAATCTAACTGACACTACTAGTACTTACTTGTCTGGAAAGTATTTTGTGTTTAACCAAAAGGGTGATACATTAATAGCGGGTAATTATCATAAAGAAAAGACAGGCCTTTGGTCTTATCGTTATCCAGAACAAAATGTAATTTTAGAATCTAATTTTGTGAATGGGGAAAAAATTGATGAGCAGTTTTTTACTTTAAAGCATCAGCCATTTTCAGGGGAGTTTGAGTATATAGAGCCCGAGACAAAAAATAAACATATAATTAAAATTAAAAATGGTTTAAGAAATGGAAAAACAACAGTACTTGATGATAATAACAAAGTGGTTCGCAAAGAGAATTACAAGGCTGGTTCCATAAAATGA
- a CDS encoding restriction endonuclease subunit S, whose protein sequence is MLLLEQFEHLMLHPKNAVRLKELVLQLAVQGKLTESWRNQNPHVEPASELLKQIEAEKFKKIRKEKSQKPVSEEEMPYLLPEGWVWCRIGQLAIIQGGKRIPKGYSLQDIPTDHVYIRVTDMKKGTVDVSNLKYISEEVFNIIKQYTISKNDLYITIAGTIGQIGEIPDSLDGMNLTENAAKFVFDYLNKSYFKIALTSKESKTQFIGKVNQLAQPKLALHRIQSSIIPLPPLAEQEAIVARVEELMQKIEEMEKANQDRIQLQKSLGVAVLQALTTAPDDELEQQWAFLKQHFQTIFGQEANVKKLRETILQLAVQGKLTSAWRKQNPTIQTAAHLLQQIQAEKAQLVKEKKIKKEKPLEPISEDDVPYELPKSWVWCKVGDLMTNLQYGTSQKCSYDSSQNTPILRIPNVSNGCVSIDDLKYTSLTERERKQYSLEEGDLLVIRSNGSREITGTAVYIPDGYGSFGYAGYLIRIRFLISLINTQFIQRYFCSSYLRKQIEAPLRTTVGINNINSVELSNLTVPLPPLEEQEAIVAKVDQLMQLCNELEQQLTQVNQQTEALMQAVVQEALQPHEEPVLEK, encoded by the coding sequence ATGTTACTACTAGAGCAATTTGAGCACCTTATGCTACACCCCAAAAACGCCGTCCGCCTTAAAGAGCTGGTGTTGCAATTGGCGGTGCAAGGCAAACTCACTGAATCCTGGCGAAACCAAAACCCCCACGTAGAACCGGCCTCGGAACTGTTGAAACAGATTGAGGCGGAAAAATTTAAGAAGATAAGAAAGGAGAAATCTCAAAAGCCAGTTTCAGAGGAGGAAATGCCTTATTTATTGCCTGAAGGTTGGGTTTGGTGTAGAATAGGCCAGCTAGCAATTATTCAAGGTGGAAAGAGGATTCCAAAAGGGTATTCGCTTCAAGATATCCCTACTGATCATGTTTACATCAGAGTAACTGATATGAAGAAAGGAACGGTTGATGTTTCAAATCTTAAATATATCTCGGAAGAAGTATTCAATATAATCAAGCAATACACAATTTCTAAAAATGATTTATATATAACAATTGCGGGTACTATTGGCCAAATAGGCGAGATTCCAGATTCATTAGATGGGATGAACTTAACAGAAAATGCCGCAAAATTTGTGTTTGATTACCTTAATAAAAGCTATTTTAAAATTGCTTTGACTTCTAAAGAATCTAAAACTCAATTTATAGGAAAAGTCAATCAATTAGCTCAGCCTAAATTAGCACTACATAGAATACAATCTTCCATAATTCCCCTTCCGCCCCTTGCTGAGCAGGAAGCCATTGTGGCACGGGTGGAGGAGCTGATGCAGAAAATTGAGGAAATGGAGAAAGCCAACCAAGACAGAATACAGCTGCAAAAGAGCCTGGGCGTGGCGGTGTTACAGGCGCTCACCACCGCCCCAGACGATGAACTGGAACAGCAATGGGCGTTCCTGAAGCAGCACTTCCAGACTATCTTCGGGCAGGAGGCCAACGTGAAAAAGCTCCGCGAAACCATTCTGCAACTGGCGGTGCAAGGCAAACTCACCTCGGCGTGGCGCAAACAGAACCCCACCATCCAAACCGCCGCTCACCTCCTGCAGCAGATTCAGGCTGAGAAAGCGCAACTGGTGAAGGAGAAGAAGATTAAGAAGGAGAAACCGCTAGAACCCATTTCAGAAGACGATGTACCGTATGAACTGCCGAAGAGTTGGGTTTGGTGTAAAGTAGGGGATCTTATGACTAATCTTCAATATGGTACTTCACAAAAATGTAGCTATGACTCAAGCCAAAACACTCCAATATTAAGGATTCCTAATGTGTCTAATGGTTGTGTTTCGATTGATGATTTGAAATATACAAGTTTGACAGAAAGAGAAAGGAAACAATATTCCCTTGAAGAAGGTGATTTGCTCGTAATTCGCTCCAATGGAAGTAGGGAAATAACTGGCACAGCTGTTTATATACCTGATGGATATGGTTCATTCGGATATGCCGGATATTTAATAAGAATCAGATTCTTAATTTCCTTGATTAATACACAGTTTATTCAAAGGTATTTTTGTTCATCGTATCTCAGGAAGCAAATAGAAGCACCTTTAAGAACTACAGTAGGGATTAATAATATTAATAGTGTAGAGTTATCAAACCTTACCGTTCCCCTTCCTCCTCTTGAGGAACAAGAAGCCATCGTCGCCAAAGTAGACCAGCTCATGCAGCTCTGCAATGAACTGGAGCAGCAGCTCACCCAAGTCAACCAACAGACCGAGGCGCTGATGCAGGCCGTGGTGCAGGAGGCGTTGCAGCCCCATGAAGAACCAGTGCTGGAAAAATAA
- a CDS encoding type I restriction-modification system subunit M — protein sequence MSNLSGIIKSIRDIMRQDAGVDGDAQRISQMVWMLFLKVFSDKEEEWELTIENYKSPIPAHLQWSQWAANEEGMTGDELLQFVNNELFESLKNLEVSPKADPQGWIVKQVFEDTYNYMKSGTLIRQVINKINLIDFNASADRHLFNDIYENMLKELQSAGSSGEYYTPRAVTQFMVDMTAPQMGETVLDPACGTGGFLTCAIEHVRTQLSNPTDIQTLQNSFQGVEKKPLPHMLATTNLMLHGMDVPVIRHDNLLVRPYDSWGSKDQVDIILSNPPFGGTEEEGTDANFPPKFKTKETADLFMALIMRLLKDNGRAAVVLPDGTLFGEGVKTRIKEELLSKCNLHTIVRLPNGVFNPYTSIKTNLLFFTKGQPTKEVWYFEHPYPAGQKSYNKGRPINIKEFDLEKAWWHNREENEHAWRVSVEDIAARNYNLDIKNPHAPENDLGIPADLLKKLQLTTQRVKNLQQEIVTALEESLLA from the coding sequence ATGAGTAACCTTTCAGGTATTATTAAATCCATCCGCGATATCATGCGCCAGGATGCGGGAGTGGACGGGGACGCGCAACGGATTTCGCAGATGGTGTGGATGCTTTTCTTAAAAGTTTTTAGCGACAAGGAAGAGGAGTGGGAACTGACTATTGAGAACTACAAGTCGCCTATTCCGGCGCATCTGCAGTGGAGCCAGTGGGCGGCCAACGAAGAGGGCATGACCGGCGATGAGCTGTTGCAGTTTGTGAACAACGAGCTGTTTGAGTCTTTGAAGAACCTGGAGGTGTCACCCAAGGCAGATCCGCAGGGCTGGATTGTGAAGCAGGTGTTTGAAGACACCTACAACTACATGAAAAGCGGCACGCTCATTAGGCAGGTCATCAACAAGATAAACCTCATTGACTTCAACGCATCGGCAGACCGGCACCTGTTCAATGACATCTATGAGAATATGCTCAAGGAACTGCAAAGTGCGGGTTCCTCGGGCGAGTATTACACGCCCCGGGCGGTGACGCAGTTCATGGTAGACATGACGGCCCCTCAAATGGGCGAAACGGTGCTGGACCCGGCCTGCGGAACGGGCGGTTTCCTGACCTGCGCCATTGAGCACGTACGCACCCAATTGAGCAACCCCACTGACATACAAACGCTGCAGAACAGCTTTCAGGGAGTGGAGAAAAAGCCGCTGCCGCACATGCTGGCCACCACCAATCTCATGCTGCACGGGATGGATGTGCCCGTGATACGGCATGACAACCTGCTGGTGCGCCCGTATGACAGCTGGGGAAGCAAAGACCAGGTAGATATTATTCTGAGCAACCCACCGTTTGGCGGCACCGAAGAGGAAGGCACCGATGCCAACTTCCCGCCCAAGTTTAAGACCAAGGAAACCGCCGATTTATTTATGGCGCTCATTATGCGGCTTCTCAAAGACAACGGCCGCGCTGCCGTGGTGTTGCCAGACGGCACGCTGTTTGGCGAGGGCGTGAAAACCCGCATCAAGGAAGAGCTGCTGAGCAAGTGCAACCTGCACACCATTGTACGGCTGCCCAACGGCGTGTTCAACCCGTACACCAGCATCAAGACTAACCTGCTGTTCTTCACCAAGGGGCAACCCACCAAAGAGGTGTGGTATTTTGAGCACCCGTACCCCGCCGGACAGAAAAGCTATAACAAAGGCCGCCCCATCAACATAAAGGAGTTTGACCTGGAGAAGGCCTGGTGGCACAACCGTGAGGAGAATGAGCACGCCTGGCGCGTATCGGTAGAGGACATTGCCGCCCGAAACTACAACTTGGACATCAAGAACCCGCATGCGCCCGAGAACGACTTGGGCATCCCAGCCGACCTGCTGAAGAAGCTGCAGTTAACTACCCAACGGGTAAAGAACTTGCAGCAAGAGATAGTAACAGCATTAGAAGAATCTTTATTAGCCTAA
- the hsdR gene encoding EcoAI/FtnUII family type I restriction enzme subunit R: MFLKQTLSERDICTKFITPALVAAGWDIQKQVREEWSFTDGRIIVRGQKYSRGKQKRADYVLFYKSTLLAIIEAKENNHSIGAGMQQAKEYADILDVHFVYSTNGDAFLEFDKTKTGGEVEKEISLESFPSPEELWERYATFKNLTPPQQEIVKEENHKDETDLAPRYYQQIAINRTIEAVARGDKRILLVMATGTGKTYTAFQILWRLWKAKTVKRVLYLADRNILVDQTKTGDFRPFGSDIMTKIQNREVDKSYQIYFALYQGLTGTDEEKNVFKQFSRDFFDMVVVDECHRGSANEESAWREVLSYFDSAVHLGMTATPKETKETSNITYFGEPVYTYSLKQGIEDGFLAPYKVVRISLNVDDGYRPEKGKVDKHGHEVEDRIYNTKDFDRTIVIDDRTKVAARKISEYLKLTNRMAKTIVFCVDTEHAERMRQALVNENSDMLKQYPNYVVRITGDDEIGKKELYNFSSVIEKQPVIATTSKLLTTGVDTKMVKVIALEAGIQSMTEFKQIIGRGTRLREDDGKVYFTIMDFRKVTNLFADPDFDGDPVVIYEPGPDEPVVPPTPPEGTGGTDDPPGTKPIPGEKVDGVDGGDGPDGNGPGGDPSNKPKKYYINDVAVTVANERVQYYGADGKLITESLKDYSRNKLLLEYTSLDDFLIKWNESERKEAIINELAEKGVLFEELQQEIGMDMDAFDLIAHIAFDKPPLTRKERAEEVKKRNYFEKYGTGAREVLQTLLEKYADEGIGSIETTAVLNVKPLNQLGTPTELVKLFGKKADFEQAVNELELELYRIA, translated from the coding sequence ATGTTCTTAAAGCAAACACTCTCAGAAAGAGATATTTGTACCAAATTTATTACCCCGGCGTTGGTGGCAGCCGGCTGGGATATTCAGAAACAGGTGAGGGAGGAGTGGTCTTTCACAGACGGAAGAATCATTGTGAGAGGCCAGAAATATTCCAGGGGCAAACAAAAGAGGGCAGACTATGTGCTGTTCTACAAGTCGACCCTGCTGGCCATTATTGAAGCCAAAGAGAACAACCATTCCATAGGGGCCGGCATGCAGCAGGCGAAGGAATACGCAGATATTCTGGATGTGCACTTTGTGTACAGCACCAACGGCGACGCCTTTCTGGAGTTTGACAAAACCAAAACGGGCGGCGAGGTAGAAAAGGAGATTTCCTTAGAGAGCTTTCCATCGCCGGAAGAGCTTTGGGAGCGTTATGCCACTTTCAAAAACTTGACTCCACCCCAGCAGGAGATTGTAAAGGAGGAGAACCACAAAGACGAGACGGACCTGGCTCCTAGGTACTACCAGCAGATTGCCATTAACCGAACCATAGAAGCGGTAGCCCGGGGTGATAAACGGATTCTGTTAGTGATGGCCACCGGGACCGGAAAAACTTACACAGCCTTTCAGATTCTCTGGCGGCTCTGGAAAGCCAAGACTGTGAAGCGGGTGCTGTATCTGGCAGACAGGAACATTTTGGTGGACCAGACCAAAACCGGTGACTTTAGGCCGTTTGGGTCAGACATCATGACCAAGATCCAGAACCGCGAGGTGGATAAGTCTTACCAGATTTACTTTGCCTTGTACCAGGGGCTCACGGGTACAGACGAGGAAAAGAACGTTTTCAAGCAATTCTCCCGTGACTTTTTTGACATGGTGGTGGTAGATGAGTGCCACCGAGGCAGCGCCAATGAAGAATCTGCCTGGCGGGAGGTGCTCAGCTATTTTGACTCAGCGGTGCATCTGGGCATGACCGCCACCCCTAAAGAAACCAAGGAGACCTCCAATATCACCTATTTCGGAGAACCGGTGTATACCTACTCCCTCAAACAGGGGATAGAAGACGGTTTTCTGGCGCCTTATAAGGTGGTGCGCATCAGCCTGAACGTGGATGACGGGTACCGGCCCGAGAAAGGCAAGGTAGATAAACACGGCCATGAGGTAGAGGACCGTATCTATAACACCAAAGACTTTGACCGCACCATTGTCATAGATGACCGCACCAAAGTAGCGGCCAGAAAGATATCTGAGTACCTGAAGCTCACCAACCGCATGGCCAAGACCATTGTGTTCTGCGTGGATACGGAACATGCGGAGCGCATGCGGCAAGCCCTGGTGAACGAAAACAGCGACATGCTGAAGCAGTACCCCAACTACGTGGTGCGCATTACTGGTGATGATGAAATAGGGAAAAAAGAACTGTACAACTTCTCGTCAGTCATAGAGAAGCAGCCTGTCATTGCTACCACCTCTAAGCTACTTACCACCGGGGTAGACACCAAAATGGTGAAGGTGATTGCCCTGGAGGCGGGCATCCAGTCTATGACTGAGTTTAAGCAGATTATTGGCCGGGGCACCAGGCTCAGGGAAGACGATGGCAAGGTGTACTTCACCATCATGGATTTCCGGAAAGTGACCAACCTTTTTGCCGACCCCGATTTTGACGGAGACCCGGTGGTGATTTATGAACCCGGCCCAGATGAACCGGTAGTGCCGCCTACTCCTCCTGAGGGTACTGGAGGTACAGATGACCCACCGGGCACCAAGCCTATTCCAGGTGAAAAAGTTGATGGAGTTGATGGAGGAGATGGCCCAGACGGGAACGGGCCGGGCGGAGACCCGTCCAACAAGCCAAAGAAATACTATATCAATGACGTGGCCGTGACGGTGGCCAACGAGCGGGTGCAGTATTATGGCGCAGATGGCAAACTCATTACTGAGTCTTTGAAAGACTACTCCCGCAACAAGCTGTTACTGGAATATACCTCGCTGGATGACTTCTTAATTAAATGGAATGAAAGTGAACGCAAAGAAGCCATTATCAATGAACTAGCCGAGAAGGGCGTGCTCTTTGAGGAATTACAGCAGGAGATTGGCATGGACATGGATGCCTTTGACCTGATTGCTCATATAGCCTTTGACAAACCGCCGCTTACCCGCAAGGAGAGAGCAGAGGAAGTGAAGAAACGCAACTACTTTGAAAAGTACGGCACCGGTGCCCGCGAGGTACTACAAACCCTGTTGGAGAAGTACGCCGACGAAGGCATTGGTTCAATTGAAACTACTGCGGTACTCAACGTAAAACCGCTGAATCAATTAGGTACTCCTACAGAACTGGTAAAGCTATTTGGGAAGAAAGCAGACTTTGAACAAGCAGTCAATGAACTGGAGCTAGAGTTGTATAGAATAGCCTAA
- a CDS encoding AAA family ATPase: protein MSYYKLQKLVFDHLYARHEQDNNFNFSVRRKAFTKGSAKSYFTGTEKSDYITFTFWFLPCYYPGASIEAATFILDKIDKDSFRLYFQFFTTRTPGDEPNEITLALGKEIFKSLGDTKLKIEMNTSDKKMFHLKVSHKEAVPIEGFAPVLDSFIDQLTAIVQPCIKRIKAQFPHWKDGTISKPEFETMIDKLCTKLSIPHPGLPTEATGYWWLNCNPKIWRVEDFVVGQEQNYTSHNKEGNKRNVYKNFGKVKVGDLLIGYESTPSKRVKAILEVTRELHLDDDEGEVFSFKIKEFVTNQADWNQIKSLQELDDCQVLRNNQGSLFDITKAEFQAVYNLCLAPTQRKVSDYSIHEADNDLFIDRSTIEEIVTSLRRKKNIILQGAPGVGKTFFAKRLAFLLMGKKDESRVELIQFHQSYAYEDFIRGFRPNEEGKFTLANGIFYDFCRKAQANPSEDFFFIIDEINRGNLSKIFGELLMLIEADKRGPEFAMHLTYRKENEPRFFVPDNVHIIGTMNTADRSLAMVDYALRRRFAFWNVVPKYEEKFKSFLQQSKVIDAAMAAKIIERLSRLNKTIENDKDLGSGFMVGHSYFCTIPQPNANAENWYREIIEQEIKPLLQEYWYDNQNKATEALKLLSLN, encoded by the coding sequence ATGTCTTACTACAAACTCCAAAAGCTGGTATTTGACCATTTATATGCCCGCCACGAACAAGACAACAACTTCAATTTCTCGGTAAGGCGCAAGGCTTTCACCAAAGGTTCGGCGAAAAGCTACTTCACGGGCACCGAGAAATCGGACTATATCACCTTTACCTTTTGGTTCTTGCCGTGCTATTACCCTGGGGCTTCCATAGAAGCCGCGACGTTTATTCTAGATAAAATTGACAAAGATTCCTTCAGGCTGTACTTCCAGTTTTTCACCACTAGAACTCCTGGTGATGAGCCTAATGAAATTACCCTGGCATTGGGGAAAGAGATCTTCAAAAGCTTAGGAGATACTAAACTGAAGATAGAAATGAACACTTCTGACAAGAAGATGTTCCACCTGAAGGTCAGCCATAAAGAGGCTGTTCCTATTGAGGGTTTCGCGCCCGTTCTGGATTCCTTCATCGATCAGTTAACCGCTATCGTGCAACCTTGCATCAAGAGGATAAAAGCGCAATTCCCCCATTGGAAGGATGGCACCATCTCCAAGCCTGAGTTTGAAACCATGATAGATAAGCTTTGCACTAAGCTTAGTATTCCCCATCCAGGTCTACCAACTGAGGCCACAGGCTATTGGTGGTTGAACTGCAACCCGAAGATTTGGCGGGTGGAGGATTTCGTGGTTGGGCAGGAGCAGAATTACACCAGCCACAACAAAGAGGGGAATAAGCGGAATGTGTATAAAAACTTTGGCAAGGTCAAAGTAGGGGATTTACTGATCGGGTATGAATCTACCCCTTCCAAACGCGTTAAGGCTATTCTGGAGGTGACTAGGGAACTTCACCTGGACGACGATGAGGGGGAAGTATTCTCTTTTAAAATCAAAGAGTTTGTAACGAACCAGGCAGACTGGAACCAAATAAAATCACTTCAGGAACTCGATGATTGCCAGGTATTGCGTAACAACCAAGGCAGTTTGTTTGATATAACCAAAGCTGAGTTTCAGGCAGTTTATAACCTTTGCCTAGCCCCTACCCAGAGAAAAGTATCTGACTATAGCATCCATGAGGCCGACAACGACTTGTTCATTGACCGTTCCACGATTGAAGAGATAGTAACCTCGCTCCGGCGTAAGAAAAACATCATTCTCCAAGGCGCACCGGGAGTTGGGAAGACCTTTTTCGCCAAGAGACTGGCCTTTCTGTTAATGGGCAAGAAGGACGAGAGCCGGGTGGAGTTGATCCAGTTCCATCAGTCCTACGCCTATGAAGACTTCATCCGGGGGTTCCGCCCCAATGAAGAGGGAAAGTTCACCTTGGCGAACGGAATCTTCTATGACTTCTGCCGAAAGGCGCAAGCCAACCCATCAGAGGATTTCTTCTTTATCATAGACGAGATCAACCGGGGTAACCTCAGCAAGATCTTCGGGGAGTTGCTCATGCTGATAGAGGCAGATAAACGCGGCCCCGAATTCGCCATGCACCTCACCTACCGGAAAGAGAACGAGCCCAGGTTTTTCGTACCGGATAATGTGCATATCATCGGCACCATGAACACTGCTGACCGCTCACTGGCCATGGTAGACTACGCCCTTCGCCGCCGCTTCGCCTTTTGGAATGTAGTACCTAAATACGAAGAAAAATTCAAGAGCTTCCTCCAGCAGAGCAAGGTCATTGACGCTGCCATGGCAGCCAAGATAATCGAGAGGCTATCCAGATTGAACAAGACCATTGAAAACGACAAGGACTTAGGCAGTGGCTTCATGGTAGGGCACAGCTACTTCTGCACCATACCCCAGCCGAACGCAAACGCAGAGAATTGGTACAGGGAGATTATTGAGCAGGAGATAAAGCCCTTGCTGCAGGAGTATTGGTATGACAACCAAAACAAAGCCACGGAAGCCCTTAAGTTGCTGTCCCTGAATTAG
- a CDS encoding 5-methylcytosine restriction system specificity protein McrC gives MQIPIQNVFYLLAYAWDQLEEAEALQVDCTAFDNAFALLAKVLANGTTHLLKRGLDRNYQEEETLTSQLRGKILFPASVKENTFARAAAYCAFDELSYDVLHNRLLKATFKRLAKEETLCPKIRQELHLILQRFPPEITPITVRPAVFRKIQLHRNNRQYKLLLSICELVWLRLLSTEQEGVHPFKDFLRDKKQMAYLFEKFLLNFYKRHLNREEWQVSAKQLSWQLTPVEDPSHSAYIPSMQTDISLISRHRHLVMDAKYYPKALKGQYDRDKIITNNLYQVFSYTQNITNAGGKQIEGILIYPEVSNSLSLSYKFTTGNNALIKICTVNLNQEWQDIESDLLKIV, from the coding sequence ATGCAGATTCCCATCCAAAATGTGTTTTATCTTTTGGCCTATGCCTGGGATCAGTTGGAGGAAGCAGAGGCGCTGCAAGTGGATTGCACCGCGTTTGATAACGCCTTTGCCCTGCTAGCGAAGGTATTGGCGAATGGAACTACCCATCTCCTGAAAAGGGGGCTGGACCGGAATTATCAGGAAGAGGAGACCTTGACCAGCCAGTTGAGGGGAAAGATCCTTTTCCCAGCGTCTGTCAAAGAGAACACCTTCGCCCGGGCAGCCGCTTACTGCGCCTTTGACGAGCTAAGTTATGATGTCCTGCACAACCGGTTGCTGAAGGCTACTTTCAAACGGTTGGCCAAGGAGGAGACTTTATGCCCCAAGATTCGGCAGGAGCTACATCTGATTCTTCAACGGTTCCCGCCAGAAATCACCCCCATAACTGTCAGACCTGCTGTTTTCAGGAAAATCCAGTTGCACCGCAACAATAGGCAGTACAAACTATTGCTTTCCATCTGCGAGCTGGTATGGCTGCGGCTACTAAGTACTGAACAGGAAGGGGTACACCCTTTCAAGGATTTCCTGCGCGACAAGAAACAGATGGCCTATCTGTTTGAGAAGTTTCTGCTGAACTTCTATAAGAGACACCTGAACCGGGAAGAATGGCAGGTGAGCGCCAAACAGCTCAGTTGGCAGCTTACCCCGGTGGAAGATCCTTCCCATAGTGCCTATATACCCTCCATGCAAACCGATATCAGCCTCATCTCAAGACATAGGCACCTGGTGATGGATGCTAAATACTACCCCAAGGCTTTGAAAGGCCAATACGACAGAGACAAGATTATTACCAACAACCTCTACCAGGTTTTTTCCTACACCCAAAACATTACCAATGCAGGCGGTAAACAGATAGAAGGTATCCTTATTTACCCTGAAGTTTCCAATAGCCTTTCCCTTAGCTATAAATTCACCACAGGGAACAATGCACTTATCAAGATATGCACCGTGAACCTGAACCAAGAATGGCAGGATATTGAAAGCGATTTACTTAAGATAGTGTAA